From a region of the Acidobacteriota bacterium genome:
- a CDS encoding glyoxalase: protein MSPIPTGTESPRPFLPARDFDLSRRFYQALGFELLLDGEVAIYEVGTGGFILQNDYQKPWAENTMMQLMVDDLDAWWTHITALDLPKNFKVQPPRPPTMQPWGLRVAYLFDPSGVLWHISERREGAQQD, encoded by the coding sequence ATGTCCCCCATCCCCACTGGCACCGAGTCCCCCCGCCCCTTCCTCCCCGCGAGAGACTTCGATCTCTCCAGGCGCTTCTACCAGGCCCTCGGCTTCGAGCTCCTCCTCGACGGCGAGGTCGCCATATACGAGGTGGGGACGGGCGGCTTCATCCTCCAGAACGACTACCAGAAGCCGTGGGCCGAGAACACCATGATGCAGCTCATGGTCGACGACCTCGACGCGTGGTGGACCCACATCACGGCGCTGGACCTCCCGAAGAACTTCAAAGTCCAGCCCCCGAGACCCCCGACGATGCAGCCCTGGGGCCTCCGCGTCGCCTACCTCTTCGATCCCAGCGGAGTCCTCTGGCACATCTCGGAGCGCCGCGAAGGGGCGCAGCAGGACTGA
- a CDS encoding C39 family peptidase produces MMHPIPRNAVRIAIPDVTQQTGYSCGPSCLESIARFYGVGKEDEWEFVRGLRMDHRAGSHPYQIRRLARSYRLHVREYNPMSFAQLHQELRWRHPVMLMIQAYGRARLGKRRLTRWRRNYIPDWDDGHWVVAIGYDREGVFFEDPSIQARRGWLSRDELMCRWHDTGPHGRHLPFYGVAIWRPGHRQSSYAGTAERIL; encoded by the coding sequence ATGATGCACCCCATCCCTCGGAACGCAGTCAGGATCGCCATTCCCGACGTCACTCAGCAGACGGGTTACTCCTGCGGCCCGTCCTGCCTGGAGTCAATTGCCAGGTTCTACGGCGTCGGCAAGGAGGACGAATGGGAGTTCGTCCGCGGGCTGCGGATGGACCACCGGGCGGGCTCGCACCCGTATCAGATCCGGCGACTCGCCAGGTCCTACCGGCTTCACGTCCGCGAGTACAACCCGATGAGCTTTGCCCAGCTTCATCAGGAGCTCCGCTGGCGGCACCCGGTGATGCTCATGATTCAGGCGTACGGTCGGGCCCGCCTCGGTAAACGCCGTCTGACCCGATGGCGCCGGAACTACATCCCCGACTGGGATGACGGGCACTGGGTGGTTGCCATCGGCTACGACCGCGAGGGCGTCTTCTTCGAGGACCCGTCGATCCAGGCACGCCGTGGCTGGCTCTCTCGTGACGAGCTCATGTGCCGTTGGCACGATACGGGGCCGCATGGCCGGCATCTGCCATTCTATGGCGTCGCGATCTGGCGGCCCGGCCATCGCCAGTCTTCGTACGCGGGCACCGCAGAGCGCATCCTGTAG
- a CDS encoding DUF2442 domain-containing protein translates to MIHVTDARHVSGHTVWLRFSDGREGEVDLGPELQGEIFEPLREPAVFRTFTLHPELRTIVWPNGADFAPEFLHERVRVHA, encoded by the coding sequence ATGATCCACGTGACCGACGCTCGACATGTCTCCGGACATACAGTGTGGCTTCGCTTCAGCGATGGCCGTGAAGGGGAAGTCGATCTCGGACCCGAGCTTCAGGGAGAGATCTTCGAGCCCCTCCGGGAGCCCGCCGTGTTCCGGACCTTCACGCTGCACCCTGAGCTGCGAACGATCGTCTGGCCCAACGGCGCCGACTTCGCACCGGAATTCCTCCATGAGCGCGTCCGAGTGCACGCGTGA
- a CDS encoding DUF4160 domain-containing protein, which yields MPELSRFLGIVIAMFYRDDAPPHFHASYGEFEITAGIEDGVVSGKFPRRALTHVLEWHQLHKDELLADWQLALERKSLRPIPPLE from the coding sequence GTGCCGGAGCTCAGTCGTTTCCTCGGTATCGTCATCGCCATGTTCTACCGGGACGATGCCCCACCGCACTTTCACGCCAGCTACGGTGAGTTCGAGATCACCGCCGGAATCGAGGACGGTGTGGTGAGCGGCAAGTTCCCTCGCCGCGCCCTGACGCACGTTCTCGAATGGCACCAGCTCCACAAGGACGAGCTCCTCGCGGACTGGCAGCTGGCCCTGGAGCGCAAGTCCCTGCGACCCATACCGCCATTGGAGTAG